The genomic region CCAAGAAGCCGAACTCGGCGCTGCGCAAGGTCGCTCGTGTGAAGCTCAGCAGCCAGATCGAGGTGACCGCCTACATCCCGGGCGTCGGTCACAACCTGCAGGAGCACTCGATCGTGCTCGTTCGCGGCGGCCGGGTGAAGGACCTCCCCGGCGTGCGTTACAAGATCGTCCGCGGCTCGCTGGACACCCAGGGTGTCCGCAACCGCAAGCAGGCGCGCAGCCGTTACGGCGCGAAGAAGGAGAAGAGCTGACATGCCGCGTAAAGGACCCGCTCCGCGGCGGCCGCTGGTCGCTGACCCGGT from Micromonospora profundi harbors:
- the rpsL gene encoding 30S ribosomal protein S12, which codes for MPTIQQLVRKGRQAKTSKTKTPALKGSPQRRGVCTRVYTTTPKKPNSALRKVARVKLSSQIEVTAYIPGVGHNLQEHSIVLVRGGRVKDLPGVRYKIVRGSLDTQGVRNRKQARSRYGAKKEKS